The DNA region TTGTCGCTGGGCTTTTTGAGGTTGCATTTGCGTTTTGTTTAGGTAAAGCAAAAGAGTCTGCTGGAAATGAAATGTACTTGTGGTACTTAGGGTTTTTACTTACACTGGCTGTAAGTATGGCACTTTTGGTAAAAGCCACGCAAACATTGCCCATTGGTACGGCCTATGCCGTTTGGACAGGTATTGGGGCAGTGGGTACCGTGTTGGTCGGTATTTTTGTTTTTAACGAGCCTACCACTTTTTTAAGACTTTTGTTTCTTTCAACATTGATTATGTCTATAATCGGGCTGAAAGCCGTGTCTCATTAAGGGTGTTTTTCCTTCGTAGTGCTATTATAAATTATCCAGCTGATTGCTTTTTTTGTCTTCACTAATGGTCCAGAAAAAACCAATAAAAAAGAACTGGTCGGTGGCAGGTTGAAGCGCTCGCCTGTTGAAATTTCCGTTTGCATCGGGAGTATTGGCGTATTGGTAGCCGTTAATATTTTTAAATCCCAAAACATTGTTTACGGAAGCATACAGTATTTTTTGCGGACTGATTAAATACGCCCAATTTAAGCTCAAACTGTTGAAGCTTTTGGTTTTTTGATTTAAAAATCCGGACTGGTTGGGGTCGGTATAAGCACGTCCCGAGCCGTGAGCATAGCTAAACCCGATTTGGCTTCGCCATTGGTCTATCCAATATTTCC from Tamlana crocina includes:
- a CDS encoding multidrug efflux SMR transporter, whose product is MNWLLLVVAGLFEVAFAFCLGKAKESAGNEMYLWYLGFLLTLAVSMALLVKATQTLPIGTAYAVWTGIGAVGTVLVGIFVFNEPTTFLRLLFLSTLIMSIIGLKAVSH